From the Micromonospora sediminicola genome, one window contains:
- a CDS encoding FGGY family carbohydrate kinase — MDILALDLGTSSVRGLVLDADAVPRPGALARRKVHLATGDDGTGTLDAATYLACLVECLDELAAGGHLRRVGLVATSAQWHSVLPLAADGTPSGPVLTWLDTRAAPPDGDGGPTDPEDYHRRTGTWWHRCYWSVRLPWLRERCGDRTVRFAGLAEYVLGELLDAAPMSMSLASGTGLLDLRDLDWDAEACALAGVRPDQLPPLAPPGWYGRLGAGYARRWPQLAEAQWSAPIGDGAASNVGSGCVDPSRAAVTIGTSAAVRMIQAVPAGTELPPLPDQLWRYRVDHDHVVTGAAYSSGGNLFAWADRELRLPTGAELEAALHRAAADLVVRANPRFGGDRPPGTAPAGSGELRGLSFGTTAVDILAGLMAGLCRLVADDLAQLEAGVGEPMEVVLGGGALTASPWWRGAFADVLAPRTVRWQRNPEIGATGAALVALGRVAEAIDIGGIGRTDEGAAPNT, encoded by the coding sequence ATGGACATTCTCGCTCTGGACCTGGGCACCTCCTCGGTACGCGGGCTGGTGCTGGACGCGGACGCCGTGCCGCGCCCGGGCGCGCTGGCCCGCCGCAAGGTGCACCTGGCCACCGGCGACGACGGCACCGGGACGCTGGACGCCGCCACCTACCTGGCGTGCCTGGTCGAGTGCCTGGACGAGCTGGCCGCCGGTGGGCACCTGCGGCGGGTCGGCCTGGTGGCGACGTCCGCGCAGTGGCACTCGGTGCTGCCGCTGGCCGCCGACGGCACACCGTCCGGTCCGGTGCTGACCTGGCTGGACACCCGGGCCGCCCCGCCGGACGGCGACGGCGGTCCGACCGACCCGGAGGACTACCACCGGCGTACCGGCACCTGGTGGCACCGCTGTTACTGGTCGGTGCGGCTGCCCTGGCTGCGGGAGCGGTGCGGGGACCGGACGGTGCGGTTCGCCGGGCTGGCCGAGTACGTCCTCGGCGAGCTGCTCGACGCGGCGCCGATGTCCATGTCCCTGGCCTCCGGCACCGGGCTGCTCGACCTGCGGGACCTGGACTGGGACGCGGAGGCGTGCGCGCTGGCCGGCGTCCGTCCGGACCAGCTCCCGCCGCTGGCCCCGCCGGGCTGGTACGGCCGGCTGGGTGCCGGCTACGCGAGGCGCTGGCCGCAGCTGGCCGAGGCGCAATGGTCCGCGCCGATCGGCGACGGGGCGGCCTCCAACGTCGGGTCCGGCTGCGTCGACCCGTCGCGCGCGGCGGTCACCATCGGCACCTCCGCCGCGGTCCGCATGATCCAGGCGGTGCCGGCCGGTACGGAGCTGCCGCCGCTGCCCGACCAGCTGTGGCGCTACCGGGTCGACCACGACCACGTCGTCACCGGCGCCGCGTACTCCAGCGGCGGGAACCTGTTCGCCTGGGCCGACCGGGAGCTGCGGCTGCCCACGGGTGCGGAGCTGGAGGCCGCGCTGCACCGGGCCGCCGCCGACCTGGTCGTGCGGGCCAATCCCCGCTTCGGCGGCGACCGGCCACCCGGGACGGCGCCGGCCGGCTCCGGTGAGCTGCGCGGGCTGAGCTTCGGCACCACCGCCGTCGACATCCTCGCCGGGCTGATGGCCGGCCTGTGCCGGCTCGTCGCCGACGACCTGGCCCAGCTCGAGGCCGGCGTGGGCGAGCCGATGGAGGTGGTGCTCGGCGGCGGGGCGTTGACCGCCTCACCCTGGTGGCGCGGGGCGTTCGCCGACGTGCTCGCCCCGCGTACGGTCCGGTGGCAGCGCAACCCGGAGATCGGGGCGACCGGCGCCGCGCTGGTGGCGCTCGGTCGGGTCGCCGAGGCGATCGACATCGGCGGCATCGGCCGGACGGACGAGGGCGCCGCGCCGAACACGTGA